The Parafrankia irregularis genome window below encodes:
- a CDS encoding carboxymuconolactone decarboxylase family protein, translating into MARVEPIPPRQWPARMRDALAAMTPPEPRHPATYREGRPRALNSLGTFAHHPELARALFTLNGHVMRGTTLTARQRHLLIIRVAAVRGCGYVWAQNVPVGLDAGLTESEIGRIALGPDAPFWEPLDAALLRAVDELIAGGTITDPTWAALAAELDTQQLLDVVLTVGAYEISAFMMGALQLDLDDDLKPASTPTAT; encoded by the coding sequence ATGGCACGAGTCGAACCCATCCCGCCCCGGCAGTGGCCGGCGCGGATGCGGGACGCGCTGGCCGCGATGACCCCGCCCGAGCCTCGCCACCCGGCCACCTACCGGGAGGGTCGCCCCAGGGCGCTCAACTCGCTGGGGACGTTCGCCCATCATCCGGAGCTCGCGCGGGCGCTTTTCACCCTCAACGGCCACGTCATGCGGGGCACCACCCTCACCGCGCGGCAGCGGCACCTGCTCATCATCAGGGTGGCGGCCGTCCGCGGGTGTGGCTATGTCTGGGCCCAGAACGTTCCCGTCGGCCTGGACGCCGGCCTCACCGAGAGTGAGATCGGCCGTATCGCCCTCGGGCCCGACGCCCCGTTCTGGGAGCCCCTCGACGCCGCGCTGCTGCGCGCCGTCGACGAACTGATCGCCGGCGGCACGATCACGGACCCGACCTGGGCGGCCCTCGCGGCCGAGCTCGACACGCAGCAGCTCCTGGACGTCGTTCTCACCGTCGGCGCCTACGAGATCTCCGCATTCATGATGGGAGCGCTGCAACTCGATCTCGACGACGACCTGAAACCGGCATCCACCCCCACAGCGACGTGA